In Meleagris gallopavo isolate NT-WF06-2002-E0010 breed Aviagen turkey brand Nicholas breeding stock chromosome 3, Turkey_5.1, whole genome shotgun sequence, one DNA window encodes the following:
- the OTUD6B gene encoding deubiquitinase OTUD6B has product MHLQIDSIADGKKAALEKEREERIAEAEIENLTGARHLESQKLASLLAARHLEIKQIPSDGHCMYRAIEDQLKDHHNSWTVATLRNQTAKYIQSHFDDFLPFLTNPNTGDVYSKEEFAKYCDDIANTAAWGGQLELRALSHILQTPIEVVQMDSPSIIVGEEYSGKPIILVYMRHAYGLGEHYNSVKPLTDTATENGS; this is encoded by the exons ATGCATCTGCAG ataGATTCTATAGCTGATG gaaaaaaagctgccttggagaaagaaagagaagaaagaatagCTGAAGCTGAGATAGAAAATCTAACAGGAGCAAGGCATCTTGAAAGTCAGAAACTTGCCTCCTTATTGGCAGCAAGGCACTTGGAGATTAAACAGATTCCTTCAGATGGCCATTGCATGTACAGAGCTATTGAAGATCAACTCAAGGATCACCACAATTCCTGGACTGTTGCAACTCTGAGAAATCAAACAGCAAAGTATATTCAAAGTCACTTTGATGACTTCCTGCCATTTCTTACAAACCCCAATACTGGAGACGTGTATAGCAAAG AGGAATTTGCAAAATACTGTGATGATATAGCAAATACAGCTGCGTGGGGTGGCCAACTGGAA CTAAGGGCTTTGTCGCACATTCTGCAGACACCTATTGAGGTAGTGCAGATGGATTCCCCTTCTATTATTGTTGGTGAAGAATATTCAGGCAAACCAATAATACTTGT GTATATGAGACATGCTTATGGATTAGGAGAACATTACAATTCTGTAAAACCTCTAACAGACACGGCTACAGAAAATGGCAgctag